A stretch of the Nicotiana tabacum cultivar K326 chromosome 6, ASM71507v2, whole genome shotgun sequence genome encodes the following:
- the LOC107830331 gene encoding ruBisCO large subunit-binding protein subunit beta, chloroplastic-like codes for MAATFTSVCSIASTSQAVDKKLINSSEILSSFSAISSSSLGGRRKNTVLKKRYDFKIQAATKKLHFNQDGDAIRKLQAGVDKLANLVGVTLGPKGRNVVLESKYGSPKIVNDGVTVAREVELEDPVENIGASLVRQAASKTNDLAGDGTTTSVVLAQGLIAEGVKVVAAGANPIQITRGIERTTKALVAELKKMSKEVEDSELADVAAVSAGNNYEVGNMIAEAMGKVGRKGVVTLEEGRGSENSLYVVEGMQFDRGYISPYFVTDNEKMVAEYENCKLLLVDKKITNARDLVNVLEEAIRGGYPILIIAEDIEQEALATLVVNKLRGALKIAALKAPGFGERKSQYLDDIAILTGGTVIREEVGLSLDRAGSEVLGHAGKVVLSKDSTTIVGDGSTQEAVNKRIAQIKRIVEATEQDYEKEKLNERIAKLSGGVAVIQVGAQTETELKEKKLRVEDALNATKAAVEEGIVVGGGCTLLRLAAKVEDIKGTLDDDEQKIGADIVKRALRYPMKLIAKNAGVNGSVVIEKVLSNDNPKYGYNAATGKYEDLMAAGIIDPTKVVRCCLEHAASVARTFLTSDAVVTENKEPEPVVAGNPMDNSGYGY; via the exons ATGGCTGCGACCTTCACTTCAGTTTGTTCGATTGCTTCCACCAGCCAAGCAGTGGATAAGAAACTCATAAATTCTTCTGAAATTTTATCGTCATTCTCTGCGATTTCTTCGAGTTCATTAGGGGGCAGGAGAAAGAATACAGTTTTAAAGAAAAGATACGATTTCAAGATTCAGGCTGCGACCAAGAAGTTACACTTCAATCAGGATGGTGATGCCATTAGGAAGCTGCAA GCAGGTGTTGACAAGCTTGCAAATTTAGTAGGTGTTACTCTTGGTCCAAAAGGAAGAAATGTAGTTCTTGAGAGCAAGTATGGCTCTCCCAAAATTGTAAATGATGGTGTTACTGTAGCTAGAGAG GTTGAACTGGAAGACCCTGTTGAGAATATTGGTGCAAGTTTGGTGAGACAAGCTGCTTCAAAGACAAATGACTTGGCTGGGGATGGCACAACTACATCTGTTGTTTTGGCACAGGGGCTCATAGCTGAAGGTGTTAAG GTGGTTGCAGCTGGTGCAAACCCTATTCAGATTACCAGGGGCATTGAGAGGACCACTAAAGCCCTGGTCGCTGAGCTGAAAAAGATGTCTAAAGAG GTTGAGGACAGCGAACTAGCGGATGTAGCTGCAGTTAGTGCAGGAAACAACTATGAAGTTGGAAATATGATAGCAGAAGCAATGGGTAAAGTGGGTAGGAAAGGTGTAGTGACTCTTGAGGAAGGGAGAGGTTCTGAGAACAGCTTGTATGTTGTGGAAGGCATGCAATTTGACCGTGGCTATATCTCCCCATACTTTGTTACAGACAATGAGAAGATGGTAGCTGAATATGAAAACTGCAAG ctgCTTCTGGTAGACAAGAAGATAACAAATGCAAGGGACTTGGTTAATGTTTTGGAAGAAGCAATCAGGGGTGGATACCCAATATTGATAATCGCTGAAGACATTGAGCAGGAAGCTCTAGCCACTCTGGTTGTGAACAAACTTAGAGGAGCACTGAAAATTGCTGCACTCAAAGCCCCTGGTTTTGGGGAGCGAAAAAGCCAATATCTTGACGACATTGCTATCCTTACTGGAG GTACTGTCATCAGAGAGGAGGTTGGTTTATCCCTGGACAGGGCTGGAAGCGAGGTCTTAGGCCATGCTGGAAAGGTGGTGTTGTCAAAGGATTCAACAACAATTGTTGGTGATGGTAGTACCCAGGAAGCAGTAAACAAAAGAATTGCCCAAATTAAAAGAATTGTTGAG GCAACTGAACAGGATTACGAGAAGGAAAAACTGAATGAGAGAATTGCAAAACTATCAGGGGGCGTTGCTGTAATTCAG GTTGGTGCACAAACTGAAACGGAActcaaagaaaagaaattgagAGTAGAGGATGCTCTCAATGCGACAAAG GCAGCCGTTGAGGAAGGCATTGTTGTCGGCGGTGGATGCACCTTGTTGCGGCTTGCTGCCAAAGTTGAAGACATTAAAGGAACTCTTGATGATGATGAACAAAAG ATTGGAGCTGATATTGTCAAGAGAGCTTTGAGGTACCCTATGAAGTTAATAGCCAAGAATGCTGGTGTCAATGGAAGTGTTGTGATTGAGAAG GTGTTGTCCAATGACAATCCGAAGTATGGTTATAATGCAGCCACTGGAAAATATGAAGATTTAATGGCTGCTGGTATAATTGATCCTACAAAA GTGGTAAGATGTTGCTTGGAGCATGCAGCTTCTGTAGCAAGGACCTTTCTAACATCAGATGCTGTAGTTACTGAGAACAAGGAGCCTGAACCTGTGGTTGCTGGAAACCCAATGGACAATTCAG GTTATGGATACTAA